ATAAGCTCCTTTACTTTACCCCTTTCCTGTCTTTTATTTTGATGCGATTACCCTGCGAAAAACTTAGATCAATAAATTGACAAATATCATCCGAAAGTGTGAACAGAAAATCAGATAGAACAAGCACCAAGCTTGAGGGCTTGTGGAGTATTGCAGTGCTTCAATAACAAAGTATTGTTTTTAATTAATATCTCAACTAAATATGCCTAAAGTTTTAGGCGCATGCCATGGAAAATCCGGTTACGAGCTCTGCCAATCAAAGTCAAACAGCAAAATGGATTGAAACATCAGCGCGTATCGGCTATGCAGCGAAAGGCATGGTTTATTCATTACTGGGCTGGCTGGCTGTGCAAGCATCCCTAAATTGGGGTGGAGAGGTCACAGACACGACAGGCGTATTAAAAGCCGTTGCGGAAAAACCCTTTGGCAAGGTGGCTCTATTTGGTATTGCTCTTGGCTTGTTGTGCTATGTGGCTTGGCGTTTTATCGCTGCTATTTTTGATCCAGAACATGATAAAAATGGCTTAAAAAATATTACTCGTCGCATCATTTATGGTCTCAGTGGCTGTTTGTATAGTGGTTTAGCCTATGCTGCATTCGATATTGTTTTCAGCGTTAGTAGCTCTGGCAGTGGCTCATCTTCCTCTTCGAACGCAAAAGCCGCCACTGTGCTAGCCCAACCTTTCGGTCGATTCCTATTGAGTTGTGTGGCTGTCGGTGCGGCATCCTACGGTTTTTATTATGTTTATCGTGGTGTGAGCAGTAAGTTTCGCAAAAAATTAAAGCTGATAGAAATGGGGAAAACTCAAGAAAAATGGCTGCTAAGTATTGGTCGTTTCGGCTTAATTTCCAAAGGATTTGTGGCCATTATTGTTAGTTATTTTGTGGGTCAAGCGGTGCGGTTTGCGGATGCGAGCAAAGTAAAGACAACGGAGGGCGTTCTCCAAACATTGCAGCGACAACCTTTTGGGGCGGCTCTTATGGGTGGGGTGGCTTTTGGTTTGATTGCCTATGGTATTCATTTGTTGGTTCAATCACGCTATCGACGCATTTCCCCTGATTAGTGGACTTTGTCGTTGGGCAACAGTGTTTAGGGGCGATCGCCTTCACTCTTGATCATTATTGCTTAATGATTGCTCATCGCCCCAGCTGTTTTAGATAGGAGGGCATCAAGTTCATGGACAGAAAAAGTCTAGGCATATTACTACTGTTGGGCTGTGGCTTCTTTGGTTTTCTGTGTTGTGGCTCCCTTGCAATCTCCACCATGATCTAGACCCCTTTGCCGTATTGGCATCTCTCCTCCGTGGTTCTGTCGAAGTTTTAGGTTATGTCAATGGTGCTATAAGCTTAATTTGCCTAGGGTCGGGTCTTTGGTCATTTTTTCGGAAGTGAGCAAGCCAAGAATTCTTCTCCGCTACACTGATGGTGGATAGACGACCTACCAACGATTTTTGACCTTTGATCTTGCTTTATTAAATCCTCAAAAACGCTGGGCGATCGCCTCTACCGCTGCTTTGTTCTGGAGAGTGAATGTTGAACAATCCTTTTCGCCGTGCTTTACGCAGAAGTGCTCGCGCTTACCCAAAAACGGTAAAAGCCGTTCAAAATCGCACACCTGCGGGACTAAACCATTTGTTTAAGTGGATGATACCGGGGCTATCGGTAAAGCGTTGGATGCTCATGAGTGCCTTGGGGGTGCTGTTCACTTCTTTGGGATTGGCGATTTGGCTTGACCTTACGCCGGTTTCCCGCCTGATGACTTTAACGCGAGATTTTTTGCGCTGGATTACCACTGTTGTGCCGAGCCATATTTCTGGTCCTGTGGCGATCGCCTTGGGTTTAGCGCTGATTTTCTGGGGACAAAATCGTACCTTTGGCGCGATCACCGATGTCTTAAATCCCCATGGTGAAGAAGAATTGGTGGATATGCTCCACAACCATCGTCGTCTCAATAAAGGCCCAAAAATTGTGGCGATCGGGGGTGGTACAGGTCTTTCGACCCTATTGCGAGGTTTGAAAAAATATAGCGGTAATATCACTGCAGTTGTCACAGTGGCTGATGATGGTGGCTCCTCCGGCAGGTTACGGCGAGAAATTGGCGTGTTGCCCCCCGGCGATATTCGCAACTGTTTAGCCGCCTTTGCCGACGAAGAGAGATTATTAACCGAACTCTTTCA
The window above is part of the [Limnothrix rosea] IAM M-220 genome. Proteins encoded here:
- a CDS encoding DUF1206 domain-containing protein, which encodes MENPVTSSANQSQTAKWIETSARIGYAAKGMVYSLLGWLAVQASLNWGGEVTDTTGVLKAVAEKPFGKVALFGIALGLLCYVAWRFIAAIFDPEHDKNGLKNITRRIIYGLSGCLYSGLAYAAFDIVFSVSSSGSGSSSSSNAKAATVLAQPFGRFLLSCVAVGAASYGFYYVYRGVSSKFRKKLKLIEMGKTQEKWLLSIGRFGLISKGFVAIIVSYFVGQAVRFADASKVKTTEGVLQTLQRQPFGAALMGGVAFGLIAYGIHLLVQSRYRRISPD